A portion of the Algisphaera agarilytica genome contains these proteins:
- a CDS encoding DEAD/DEAH box helicase, with product MFTIDESIVGPELASWLKCWNIKEFTDVQQLAVNHGVHNGTSAIVCAPTSSGKTLVGELALASALKGDADALYLVSHKALAEQKYADFSRRFTSDQFGSHISVAISTGDREDGDIRSRLLISTYEKALGLLLSGRLRVSQTVIIADELQLLGDKYRGASVETLCTLLRQRKPKQFVGLTATAENPDEVADWMGCEVVHCAKRDVVLQQHICYAGQRYTVEFGQDEGSTTVDPTPSSNLHSFVRSLISRGQGPVLVFTETRNEARRYADEYSKQCNRDQKGIAISNQLELFSEPTESSQSLKSNAERRVAFHSADLTPDERNVIEQGFDKSDFDVCFATSTLSAGVNFPFRTVVFSKLFFTYRDDHKMSLGDYRNMSGRAGRLGLHPDGNAYLLPKNNAELAHANKLVAPANEKIISQLVSLSMRRTILGLVAAGTVSTRKEVETFFKNSFYWHQTQEHNPKLLEAIIKKAKDAATWLIDRHYLAQEDGAIQITSLGRATAQSGLLPETAGQFVDLLGNKGSQINDAFDDHQIGIIHWIASCPEFSSDTPTRFLPYPAGEVKAESKLFIQQNNLLTPLDPNDSKVIASVHALGLFMAGEGERKIQFVSRISSGYIHRLASDFAWILDGLSCISGAKELAIPQSTTNHLRMLARRIRWGVPVDGLDVLKIATRSRVPGFGRQRLMALTANGVGTIMDILKTPLDKLAKLIHGKERAESLIDALGQNLNDAAVPYAAAHVQAAGEVGLAEQVEACNQAIGTDYEDAIVELLRQELQLVVDVIDDGDRQNVPDFSLALNEKSLIIECKTVTKKPPLIDKRAAWEVVQKSADFDKSMHRVTLGKPDFDETSKKKAAAATDITLVRHEVFMEGLVRVLTGRLDAPSFIDWLAEPGVTELDRLPGNPTFVASSASQK from the coding sequence ATGTTCACAATCGATGAGTCCATTGTCGGCCCAGAACTGGCGTCTTGGCTGAAATGCTGGAACATCAAGGAGTTTACTGACGTACAGCAGCTCGCCGTCAACCACGGAGTACATAATGGTACAAGCGCGATAGTGTGTGCTCCGACATCCTCCGGCAAAACGCTTGTCGGTGAGCTGGCTTTGGCGTCTGCACTTAAAGGTGATGCCGACGCTCTATATCTTGTATCACACAAGGCGTTGGCTGAGCAGAAATACGCAGACTTTTCACGACGATTTACCTCTGATCAATTTGGCTCTCATATTTCTGTGGCCATCAGCACAGGTGACCGCGAAGACGGGGACATTCGCTCACGCCTGCTGATCTCAACATACGAGAAAGCACTTGGGCTTTTACTCTCGGGTCGCCTTCGCGTGTCTCAAACGGTGATCATTGCCGACGAATTACAGTTACTTGGAGACAAGTATCGTGGAGCCTCCGTTGAGACGTTATGCACGCTTCTGAGACAGCGCAAACCCAAACAGTTCGTCGGACTCACAGCTACAGCGGAAAATCCCGACGAAGTAGCAGATTGGATGGGATGCGAGGTCGTGCATTGCGCAAAACGCGATGTTGTGCTACAGCAACATATTTGCTACGCAGGGCAAAGATATACAGTTGAATTCGGTCAAGATGAGGGCTCCACGACAGTCGACCCCACCCCTTCGTCTAATCTACATTCGTTTGTTCGAAGTCTCATTTCCAGAGGGCAAGGACCAGTTTTAGTCTTTACAGAGACAAGAAACGAAGCTCGAAGATATGCAGACGAATACAGCAAGCAATGCAACCGCGATCAAAAAGGCATCGCGATTTCGAATCAGTTGGAGCTATTTTCGGAGCCGACCGAGTCATCACAATCGCTTAAGAGTAATGCGGAAAGACGTGTCGCATTTCACTCCGCCGACCTGACCCCCGACGAACGCAATGTCATTGAGCAAGGCTTCGATAAATCTGATTTCGATGTTTGCTTTGCCACGTCAACACTTTCAGCTGGCGTCAACTTCCCGTTCCGCACGGTTGTCTTCTCGAAGCTTTTTTTCACCTATCGAGACGATCACAAAATGTCATTGGGTGATTACCGCAACATGTCAGGCCGCGCGGGTCGCCTTGGTTTACACCCCGATGGCAACGCTTATCTTTTGCCTAAAAACAATGCTGAACTAGCCCACGCAAACAAGCTCGTCGCCCCGGCGAATGAGAAAATCATATCACAACTGGTTTCCCTCAGTATGCGACGAACAATCTTAGGTCTTGTTGCAGCCGGAACTGTTTCGACTCGGAAGGAAGTCGAGACGTTCTTCAAAAACAGCTTCTATTGGCATCAAACGCAAGAACACAATCCCAAGTTACTGGAGGCGATAATCAAGAAAGCCAAGGATGCCGCCACTTGGCTTATCGATAGGCACTATCTTGCGCAAGAAGATGGCGCGATCCAAATCACTTCTTTAGGAAGAGCTACTGCTCAATCAGGCTTGCTACCGGAAACAGCTGGACAGTTTGTTGACTTGCTTGGAAACAAGGGCTCGCAAATCAACGATGCGTTTGATGATCATCAGATCGGCATCATCCACTGGATTGCCTCGTGCCCTGAATTCTCAAGTGATACTCCGACGCGTTTTCTTCCTTATCCTGCGGGGGAAGTAAAAGCTGAATCAAAGCTATTCATTCAACAAAACAATCTCTTAACGCCGCTTGATCCAAACGACTCAAAAGTTATCGCATCAGTACATGCTCTCGGCTTGTTTATGGCTGGAGAAGGCGAGCGAAAGATACAGTTTGTGTCGAGAATTTCTTCAGGATACATCCACCGGCTGGCATCTGATTTTGCTTGGATTTTAGATGGTTTGAGCTGCATTTCAGGGGCAAAGGAACTTGCCATCCCACAATCAACAACGAATCACCTTCGCATGCTAGCTCGCAGAATCCGGTGGGGTGTGCCAGTCGATGGCCTCGATGTCCTTAAAATTGCGACAAGATCACGGGTTCCCGGTTTTGGGCGTCAGCGATTGATGGCGCTGACTGCCAATGGCGTCGGAACAATCATGGACATCCTGAAAACGCCACTCGATAAGTTGGCGAAATTGATTCACGGAAAAGAGCGAGCAGAGAGCCTCATTGATGCACTTGGTCAAAATCTTAACGATGCTGCGGTACCTTACGCCGCTGCACATGTTCAGGCTGCCGGTGAAGTTGGGCTAGCAGAACAAGTCGAGGCTTGCAATCAAGCTATTGGTACCGACTATGAAGATGCGATTGTCGAGCTGCTTCGGCAGGAATTGCAACTTGTAGTTGATGTGATTGATGATGGCGACCGTCAGAATGTGCCAGACTTCAGCCTAGCATTGAATGAAAAGTCTCTGATCATCGAATGCAAAACCGTTACGAAGAAGCCGCCTCTGATTGACAAGCGCGCGGCATGGGAAGTAGTCCAGAAATCTGCAGATTTTGACAAGTCGATGCATCGGGTAACGCTAGGAAAACCAGACTTCGATGAAACGTCAAAAAAGAAAGCTGCTGCTGCCACGGATATCACGCTGGTTAGGCATGAGGTATTTATGGAAGGGTTGGTTCGTGTGCTTACAGGACGCCTTGATGCGCCGAGCTTTATTGATTGGTTGGCTGAGCCTGGGGTAACCGAACTCGACCGATTACCTGGTAATCCAACCTTTGTTGCTTCTTCCGCTTCCCAAAAGTGA
- a CDS encoding M12 family metallopeptidase, whose product MASTVCATAEEAHICTTAYPEGIRATPPQNAVLNDGGTPSLAADMNTAWRDRSTLRVRFLNGTPAQHQQVRDVAPQWSDHCALQFEFVDDGDAEIRVGFKWGGDTGSWSALGKFALDRSQDQPTMNFGWLDERVILHEFGHAIGMIHEHLRTDIPFQWNEPAVFNYYKSLTPPWSEAKIRSNVLDAYDHSHVNAGRFDPQSIMAYPIPNRFTIGDYQIPFNNKLSAEDKRFAGRVYPKKHHRLGDAAWDNQFHDITGCRGKLYIIENGDVYEVNPANGKERVLPLGTKFNVGQVALASSDTHLYIVENGNLHSIDPAANPLQVKIVGPTNAWKIGPLSMAYGNGEVFIVENRKLYAVSLSQNNYRQVGTANWEGVTSMTYFGGSLYVYENDKLRKVNPGTGTYEVVGQSDWLVTPDTPSLASTNREVVVLENGYLHALDVSTGRHETIGDRIWTEAPIRAATLGNHVYIIENEKLYRAGGFE is encoded by the coding sequence ATGGCATCAACCGTCTGCGCTACGGCTGAAGAAGCGCACATATGCACCACCGCCTACCCAGAAGGCATACGAGCCACCCCGCCGCAGAACGCTGTCCTAAACGATGGCGGCACCCCGTCACTTGCGGCCGACATGAACACCGCCTGGCGAGATCGGTCGACACTCCGCGTTCGCTTCCTCAATGGGACCCCCGCCCAGCATCAACAAGTGCGGGATGTTGCCCCCCAGTGGTCTGACCACTGCGCCCTCCAGTTCGAGTTCGTCGATGACGGCGACGCCGAAATCCGTGTGGGGTTCAAATGGGGCGGAGACACGGGGTCGTGGTCCGCTCTGGGCAAGTTTGCTTTGGACCGCAGTCAAGATCAGCCCACGATGAACTTTGGCTGGCTGGATGAACGCGTCATCTTGCACGAGTTCGGTCATGCCATCGGGATGATCCACGAACACCTCCGAACCGACATCCCTTTCCAGTGGAACGAACCCGCCGTCTTCAACTACTACAAAAGCCTGACACCGCCCTGGAGCGAGGCCAAGATACGCAGCAACGTGCTCGACGCCTACGACCACAGCCACGTCAACGCCGGCCGGTTCGATCCACAATCGATCATGGCTTATCCGATCCCGAACCGCTTTACGATCGGGGACTACCAAATCCCCTTCAACAACAAACTATCCGCTGAGGACAAACGCTTTGCGGGCCGGGTCTACCCTAAGAAACACCACCGGCTCGGCGACGCCGCATGGGACAACCAGTTCCACGACATCACCGGCTGCCGGGGCAAGCTGTACATCATCGAAAACGGCGACGTCTACGAGGTCAACCCCGCAAACGGCAAGGAGCGCGTCCTGCCCCTGGGCACCAAATTCAACGTCGGCCAGGTCGCCCTCGCCTCCTCCGACACCCACCTCTACATCGTCGAAAACGGCAACCTCCACAGCATCGACCCCGCCGCCAACCCCTTGCAAGTCAAGATCGTCGGCCCAACCAACGCCTGGAAAATCGGCCCCCTCTCAATGGCCTACGGCAACGGCGAAGTGTTCATCGTGGAAAACCGAAAGCTCTACGCCGTCTCGCTCAGCCAAAACAACTACCGCCAGGTCGGCACCGCCAATTGGGAGGGCGTCACCTCGATGACGTACTTCGGGGGCAGCCTCTACGTCTACGAAAACGACAAGCTCCGTAAAGTGAATCCAGGCACCGGCACCTACGAAGTCGTCGGACAATCCGATTGGCTGGTCACCCCCGACACACCAAGCCTCGCCTCGACCAACCGGGAAGTGGTTGTTCTGGAGAACGGCTACCTGCACGCACTGGATGTCTCGACCGGCCGCCACGAAACCATCGGCGACCGCATCTGGACCGAAGCCCCGATCCGGGCCGCAACCCTTGGCAACCATGTGTACATCATCGAAAACGAAAAACTCTACCGTGCAGGAGGCTTCGAATGA
- a CDS encoding sigma-54-dependent Fis family transcriptional regulator — MDRAEQELDILEQISQILGDGLELSQVFQRAMSLLSSRLNVQRAALVLFDQAADQLRTVASVGLTSAEQERGRYALGEGVTGRVMETGIPAVIPDVANHPEFLNRTKSRELAEEAEGPLSFICVAVRDGDRFVGTVSIDKPFVDDATLAAEARLLKIFAGLIAQTIRIHNVVRLEKDEWLAEREQLTDNLRGKYRFDNIIGSSPVMLDVLSTIGQVASSRATVLLLGETGCGKELIAKAIHYNSPRRDKPLIRVNCGALSPQLLESELFGHMKGAFTGAVKDKIGRFEAASGGTIFLDEVGTLDPQLQVKLLRVLQEREFERVGDHLTIKTDVRVIAATNLELEEEVRKGNFREDLYYRLNVVTIHLPPLRSRREDIPRLIDHFLDRYNRENQRDLKKISRDVLNTLLRYPWPGNVRELENAIERAVVLSSTEEFSEELLPLQIRLFAQQIRGDTTDESIEAIATKLAEHAIKQFQMYDGEVYDMVIGEVERRLIREALDYNGGVKIRTADFLGINRNTLNKKVKDLNIEAKD, encoded by the coding sequence ATGGATCGTGCTGAGCAAGAATTAGACATTCTCGAACAAATCAGCCAAATTCTTGGCGATGGCCTCGAGCTGAGCCAAGTGTTTCAGCGGGCGATGAGCCTGCTCAGCAGCCGGCTGAACGTGCAGCGGGCGGCGCTGGTTTTGTTCGATCAGGCGGCGGATCAGCTCCGGACGGTGGCCTCGGTGGGGCTGACCTCGGCCGAGCAGGAGCGGGGGCGGTACGCCCTGGGCGAGGGTGTGACCGGCCGGGTGATGGAGACCGGCATCCCCGCGGTGATCCCCGATGTGGCCAACCACCCCGAATTCCTGAACCGGACCAAGAGCCGGGAGCTGGCCGAGGAGGCGGAGGGGCCCCTGAGCTTTATCTGTGTGGCGGTGAGAGACGGCGACAGATTTGTCGGCACGGTCAGCATCGATAAGCCGTTCGTGGATGACGCGACGCTCGCGGCGGAGGCCCGGCTGCTCAAGATCTTTGCGGGGCTCATCGCTCAGACGATCCGCATCCACAATGTCGTGCGGCTGGAGAAGGACGAGTGGCTCGCCGAGCGGGAGCAGCTCACCGACAACCTCCGTGGCAAGTACCGCTTCGACAACATCATCGGCTCCAGCCCGGTCATGCTCGACGTGCTCAGCACCATCGGGCAGGTTGCCAGCTCTCGCGCCACGGTTCTGCTGCTCGGCGAGACCGGCTGCGGCAAGGAACTCATCGCCAAAGCGATCCACTACAACAGCCCCCGCCGCGACAAGCCGCTCATCCGCGTGAACTGCGGCGCGCTGTCGCCCCAGCTGCTCGAATCGGAATTGTTCGGCCACATGAAAGGCGCGTTTACCGGTGCGGTCAAAGACAAGATCGGCCGATTCGAGGCGGCCAGCGGGGGCACCATCTTCCTCGACGAGGTCGGCACTCTGGACCCGCAGCTTCAGGTCAAGCTGCTGCGTGTGCTTCAGGAACGCGAGTTCGAACGCGTGGGTGACCACCTGACCATCAAGACCGATGTCCGGGTTATCGCTGCGACCAACCTCGAACTCGAAGAAGAAGTCCGCAAAGGCAACTTCCGAGAGGACCTTTACTACCGGCTGAACGTGGTGACGATCCACCTGCCGCCGCTGCGGTCTCGTCGGGAAGATATCCCGCGATTGATTGACCACTTCCTGGACCGGTACAACCGCGAGAACCAGCGGGACCTCAAGAAGATTAGCCGAGATGTGTTGAACACGCTGCTGCGGTACCCCTGGCCGGGCAACGTCCGAGAGCTGGAAAACGCGATCGAGCGTGCCGTGGTGCTGTCCTCGACCGAAGAGTTTTCTGAAGAACTGCTCCCCCTGCAGATCCGGCTGTTCGCCCAGCAGATCCGGGGTGACACAACCGACGAGTCAATCGAAGCGATCGCCACCAAGCTGGCCGAGCACGCCATCAAGCAGTTCCAGATGTACGACGGCGAGGTCTACGACATGGTCATCGGCGAGGTCGAGCGTCGGCTGATCCGCGAGGCGTTGGACTACAACGGCGGGGTGAAGATCCGAACCGCCGACTTCCTGGGCATCAACCGGAACACGCTCAATAAGAAGGTCAAGGACCTCAATATCGAAGCCAAGGATTGA
- a CDS encoding YlbF family regulator, protein MSDQQAILDAADKLGQLIAAHPATQKLESLIKQLEDNTDSQRLMNDLNRHNQTLAEKQAKGEPIEVDDKRKLQELQQGVAMDPILRDMQMAQMDYVDLMRKVDERIGGVGR, encoded by the coding sequence ATGAGCGACCAACAAGCCATCCTCGACGCCGCCGACAAGCTCGGCCAACTGATCGCGGCTCACCCCGCCACCCAGAAACTCGAATCGCTCATCAAGCAGCTCGAGGACAACACCGACTCGCAGCGCCTCATGAACGACCTGAATCGGCACAACCAGACCCTGGCCGAGAAGCAGGCCAAAGGCGAGCCGATCGAAGTCGATGACAAACGCAAACTGCAGGAACTCCAGCAGGGCGTGGCGATGGACCCGATCCTGCGGGACATGCAGATGGCACAAATGGATTACGTAGACCTGATGCGTAAGGTCGATGAGCGAATCGGCGGCGTGGGCCGATGA
- a CDS encoding ribonuclease R family protein, whose protein sequence is MPDRYTRRILDHIADRRYAPSTVQELVEELSIPEDQQDDFVSAIDELLEAKQVVRGTADTIALPPPGKDMIGTFRRHEKGFGFLVPDELTEHGDLFIPPGNVGDAMTGDKVKAKVIHEKGRGGGKSPYIGKIIEVLTRSDKQYSGTLLKKGSKYGVQVDGRIFNAPVLIRDVSAKNARPGDKVVIDLIQYPDDRGDGAVGVITEVLGEAGEPDVETLAVMRSAGLVERFPDDVMRQAREAARRLDDDIPADREDLTSEMICTIDPPDAKDYDDAISVTKLDGTKKGEPAWELGVHIADVAHYITPGSALDEEAYERANSTYLPRKVVPMLPEVLSNGVCSLMEGVNRFAKSCFITYDSLGNVLEQRFAKTVIRSAKRLTYIEAQALIEDDLRTAIKHCKAEQPKYSRALIQCLKRQDVLAKIIRKRRLGQGMIVLGLPAVDLVFDETGRVVDAQPEDDAFTHKIIEMFMVEANEAAARIFAELEVPMVRRVHADPDAHDMSDLKAFARVAGYNIPAKPSRMELQQLLESVRDKPAQHAVHMAVLKTLSKAEYSPELIGHFALASEHYTHFTSPIRRYPDFVVHRSLDVMLEHQQLKAGKKQPNAKQLGKALRDDERIPNEEQMREIGRHCSTKERNSESAERELRKYLVLELLSTKLGEDYPATVTGVTGQGIYLQIDQYLIDGFISLQDLPGAKFDRWQFNRNTGALVAQRSGRTITIGDRFPAARIASVDLARRQLELVIIDERQGRKLGQGKPKGKAKASGKPAKPAKTGKKPRREQGERDSKADGSNKPRRGRSDSAKKKAHARTIKLKKHRGRKRK, encoded by the coding sequence ATGCCAGACCGCTACACCCGCCGCATCCTCGACCACATCGCTGACCGCCGTTACGCCCCGAGCACGGTGCAGGAGTTGGTCGAAGAGCTCTCCATTCCCGAAGACCAACAAGACGACTTCGTCAGCGCGATCGATGAGTTGCTCGAAGCCAAACAGGTGGTGCGAGGCACCGCCGACACCATCGCCCTGCCCCCGCCGGGCAAGGACATGATCGGCACGTTCCGGCGGCACGAGAAGGGCTTCGGCTTTCTCGTGCCCGACGAGCTCACCGAGCACGGCGACCTGTTCATCCCGCCGGGCAACGTCGGCGACGCCATGACTGGCGATAAGGTCAAAGCCAAGGTCATCCACGAGAAAGGCCGTGGCGGCGGGAAGTCGCCCTACATCGGCAAGATCATCGAGGTCCTCACCCGCTCCGACAAGCAGTACTCCGGAACGCTCCTGAAAAAGGGCAGCAAGTACGGCGTGCAGGTCGATGGCCGGATCTTCAACGCCCCCGTCCTCATCCGCGACGTCAGCGCCAAGAACGCTCGGCCCGGCGACAAGGTCGTCATCGACCTCATCCAATACCCCGACGACCGCGGCGACGGCGCGGTCGGCGTGATCACCGAAGTCCTCGGCGAAGCGGGCGAGCCGGATGTCGAAACCCTGGCGGTGATGCGGTCTGCGGGTCTGGTCGAGCGTTTCCCAGACGACGTCATGCGGCAGGCCCGTGAAGCGGCGCGTCGCCTCGATGACGACATCCCCGCCGACCGCGAAGACCTCACCAGCGAGATGATCTGCACGATCGATCCGCCCGACGCCAAGGACTACGACGACGCGATCAGCGTCACCAAGCTCGACGGCACGAAGAAGGGCGAACCCGCCTGGGAACTCGGCGTGCACATCGCCGACGTCGCCCACTACATCACCCCCGGCAGCGCCCTGGACGAAGAAGCCTACGAACGGGCCAACAGCACCTACCTCCCCCGCAAGGTCGTGCCGATGCTGCCCGAGGTGCTGTCCAACGGCGTCTGTTCGCTGATGGAAGGCGTCAACCGCTTCGCTAAGTCCTGCTTCATCACCTACGACAGCCTCGGCAACGTCCTCGAGCAACGCTTCGCCAAGACCGTGATCCGTTCCGCCAAACGGCTGACGTATATCGAAGCCCAAGCCCTGATCGAAGACGACCTGCGCACCGCGATCAAGCACTGCAAAGCCGAGCAGCCCAAGTACTCCCGCGCCCTGATCCAATGCCTCAAGCGGCAGGACGTGCTGGCCAAGATCATCCGCAAGCGTCGCTTGGGACAGGGCATGATTGTGCTGGGTCTGCCCGCGGTGGACCTCGTCTTTGATGAGACCGGCCGGGTCGTCGATGCCCAGCCCGAAGACGACGCGTTCACGCACAAGATCATTGAGATGTTCATGGTCGAGGCCAACGAAGCCGCGGCGCGGATCTTCGCCGAGCTCGAGGTGCCCATGGTCCGCCGGGTCCACGCCGACCCGGATGCCCACGACATGAGCGACCTCAAGGCCTTCGCCCGGGTCGCGGGTTACAACATCCCCGCCAAGCCGTCGCGGATGGAGCTGCAACAGCTACTCGAATCAGTGCGGGATAAGCCCGCGCAGCACGCGGTGCACATGGCCGTGCTCAAGACGCTGAGCAAGGCCGAGTACAGCCCCGAGCTCATCGGTCACTTCGCGCTGGCCAGCGAACACTACACGCACTTCACCAGCCCGATCCGCCGGTACCCCGACTTCGTCGTCCACCGCTCGCTCGACGTGATGCTCGAGCACCAGCAACTCAAGGCGGGCAAGAAGCAACCCAACGCCAAACAACTCGGCAAGGCCTTGCGCGACGATGAGCGCATCCCCAACGAAGAGCAGATGCGCGAGATCGGTCGACACTGCTCAACCAAGGAACGCAACAGCGAATCCGCCGAACGCGAGCTGCGCAAGTACCTAGTCCTCGAACTCCTCTCGACCAAGCTCGGCGAAGACTACCCCGCGACCGTCACCGGCGTCACCGGCCAGGGCATCTACCTGCAGATCGATCAGTACCTCATCGACGGGTTTATCAGCCTGCAAGACTTGCCGGGCGCGAAGTTCGACCGCTGGCAGTTCAACCGCAACACGGGCGCATTGGTCGCCCAGCGTTCGGGACGCACGATCACCATCGGCGACCGCTTCCCTGCGGCCCGCATCGCCAGCGTCGACCTTGCCCGTCGTCAACTCGAACTGGTCATCATCGACGAACGCCAGGGGCGCAAGCTCGGCCAAGGCAAGCCCAAGGGTAAAGCCAAGGCGTCGGGTAAACCTGCCAAGCCCGCCAAAACCGGCAAGAAGCCTCGTCGGGAACAGGGTGAAAGGGACTCCAAAGCGGACGGTTCGAACAAGCCCCGCCGCGGCCGCAGCGACAGCGCCAAAAAGAAGGCCCACGCCCGGACGATCAAACTCAAAAAACACCGCGGGCGCAAGCGGAAATGA
- the lgt gene encoding prolipoprotein diacylglyceryl transferase: MTASLAAWLHTIDPYAIQLWEGGPIRWYGLSYLVGFLIAYLLVRRVARVGVSTLDYRRAADLIITFAISIVIGGRLGYVVFYKPELLIEFSDSLPYWGVLNIAGGGMSSHGGMIGGLAGAWYFAFRHKQPILHLFDLLAFAAPLGLFCGRVANFINGELFGRVCGKEFPLAVQFPQEAYESQELYNALTQAYGRELPRNWLDLLQSGNEALQQAAIEVLPARHASQLYAGVLEGLVVFAVLALIWLKPKRSGTIAGAFGITYAIMRLINENFREPDAHLGEQLLGLTRGQWLSVPLLLAGVGLVVLAYRLKRPLMGSWRRGEWTRLPATAEGEPESSSPKPE; the protein is encoded by the coding sequence ATGACCGCGTCGCTCGCCGCCTGGCTGCACACGATCGACCCGTACGCCATCCAGCTCTGGGAAGGCGGACCCATCCGTTGGTACGGGTTGTCGTACCTGGTGGGGTTTTTGATCGCGTATCTGCTGGTGCGCCGCGTCGCGCGGGTGGGCGTGTCGACGCTGGATTACCGCCGGGCCGCCGACCTGATCATCACCTTCGCGATCAGCATCGTGATCGGGGGGCGATTGGGTTACGTCGTTTTCTATAAACCCGAACTCTTGATCGAGTTTTCGGATTCTCTGCCTTACTGGGGCGTGCTCAACATCGCGGGGGGCGGGATGTCGTCGCACGGCGGGATGATCGGCGGGCTGGCCGGCGCGTGGTATTTCGCCTTCCGCCACAAGCAGCCGATCCTGCATCTGTTTGACCTGCTTGCCTTTGCGGCGCCGCTGGGTTTGTTTTGTGGGCGCGTGGCCAACTTCATCAACGGCGAACTGTTCGGCCGGGTGTGTGGCAAAGAGTTCCCGCTGGCGGTTCAGTTTCCGCAGGAAGCTTATGAATCACAGGAGCTATACAACGCCCTCACCCAGGCCTACGGCCGAGAGCTGCCGCGCAACTGGCTGGACCTTTTGCAATCGGGAAATGAGGCCTTGCAACAAGCCGCGATAGAGGTGTTGCCCGCCCGGCACGCGTCACAGCTGTATGCCGGGGTGCTTGAGGGCTTGGTGGTGTTTGCGGTCCTCGCCTTGATCTGGCTGAAACCCAAGCGGTCGGGCACGATCGCCGGGGCGTTCGGCATCACCTACGCGATCATGCGTTTGATCAACGAGAACTTCCGCGAGCCGGACGCGCACCTGGGCGAGCAACTGTTGGGCCTCACGCGTGGGCAGTGGTTGAGTGTTCCCCTGTTGCTGGCGGGAGTGGGGCTCGTGGTGTTGGCATATCGCCTCAAGCGTCCGCTGATGGGAAGTTGGCGTCGCGGGGAGTGGACCCGCTTGCCCGCTACGGCCGAAGGCGAGCCAGAATCGTCTTCGCCGAAGCCTGAATAA
- a CDS encoding biotin--[acetyl-CoA-carboxylase] ligase → MEPATSMLTFHFEEIGSTSDEAKRLIVEHADQIVLVWADTQTQSRGSHGRSWKSPQGGAWFSLAVPMPRPEAATPVVVGEALIETLSSYCDGLTLKHPNDILRHGKKLVGILCEQTLSAGRSPEEQPPTTVIVGVGINANFAASELGDDLRTPPTSLRDILGHDVDLNELIQASAKTILARLRP, encoded by the coding sequence ATGGAACCCGCTACATCCATGCTGACGTTTCACTTCGAGGAAATCGGGTCCACCAGCGACGAGGCCAAGCGCCTTATCGTCGAGCACGCCGATCAGATCGTGCTGGTCTGGGCCGACACTCAGACGCAATCGCGCGGCAGCCACGGCCGAAGCTGGAAGTCACCCCAAGGCGGCGCGTGGTTCAGCCTGGCCGTCCCGATGCCTCGGCCCGAAGCGGCGACGCCGGTCGTCGTGGGCGAAGCTTTAATCGAAACGCTGTCGTCTTACTGCGACGGGCTCACCCTCAAACACCCCAACGACATCTTGCGCCACGGCAAGAAACTCGTGGGCATCCTCTGCGAGCAAACACTTTCGGCCGGCCGATCCCCCGAAGAACAACCGCCCACCACGGTCATCGTGGGTGTCGGAATCAACGCGAACTTCGCCGCCAGCGAACTAGGCGACGATTTGCGTACCCCACCGACGTCGCTGCGCGACATCCTCGGCCACGACGTGGATCTCAACGAACTTATTCAGGCTTCGGCGAAGACGATTCTGGCTCGCCTTCGGCCGTAG
- a CDS encoding biotin/lipoyl-containing protein, translating to MKMLITVDGQAYHVEVQILEEEKATVITDLPVASSITLLPPSSQREDTVESPLTGNVLEVLVKPGDTVAANETLVVIEAMKMESSVVSPHAGIVKEVHVSVGDTATVNQVLVTF from the coding sequence ATGAAGATGCTCATCACCGTTGACGGCCAAGCCTATCACGTCGAGGTCCAAATCCTCGAAGAGGAAAAAGCCACCGTCATCACCGACCTGCCCGTCGCGTCGAGCATCACGCTGCTGCCGCCGTCGTCGCAACGCGAAGACACCGTCGAGAGCCCTCTCACCGGCAACGTACTCGAGGTTCTGGTCAAGCCCGGCGACACCGTGGCGGCCAACGAAACGCTGGTCGTCATCGAAGCCATGAAGATGGAGTCCAGCGTCGTCTCACCCCACGCGGGCATCGTCAAAGAAGTTCACGTCAGCGTCGGCGACACCGCCACGGTCAACCAGGTCCTCGTGACGTTCTGA